tctcctcagtgtgtgtcattcccgtgtctcctcagtgtgtgtcattcttgtgtctcctcagtgtgtgtcattcctgtgtctcctcagtgtgtgtcattcctgtgtctcctcagtgtgtgtcattcctgtgtctcctcagtgtgtgtcattcctgtgtctcctcagtgtgtgtcattcctgtgtctcctcagtgtgtgtcattcctgtgtctcctcagtgtgtgtcttgtgaTGCCACGTTTGTGCTTCGGCTGCTCCTGTGCATTAGTGGTGCTTGTCCCTTGTGATTGTCAGCTCTTATGGTGCTCTTTATAAACACACTAGTGCCTGTTGCTGCATTCACCCCATTCTCTGTACCATGTGCCCAACTAGTAGCCAAGTTACTGTGACTTGTAGCCAAGCTCTTACATTCTGAGTCTCATCACAGGAGCCTGAACACTTTCCTGTTTAAGTCTCAATCTTTGGGGTGCCAGTCCAGCACTGTCCCCCTACACCAGGATCCACAAGCAACAGTCCATAAGACAGAACTGCATTAAAGCAAATGCCATTTAGAGCACATAATAACAACATTTCAAGCCTGTGTGGCTCAAGgaggtttattttattatagggaTGTGATGGTCATAATGTAAAGGAGAaatagacttaagctggccagcagctgagtgttgtagttcagcagctctTTGTCTTGGCAATGACacatacactgtacaattccAACTATTCTCTCCCCTTTTGTCAGTGTTCATTGAATAGATTCCTCGCCCGGCTGTACAGTGGAATTCACCCCCCTCACCTCCGAACTGCAAACTCCAGTCTGTGGCCTTTGTCTCCAATGATTCACTTACCTTCGTATTTGTCAGAATACTCTTCTCTGTTGCCGTGCAGGGcgtcaccctagcaaccatactgtATTTGTGATGAAAAAAGGAACAGTATTCAATATTAACAGTGTTATTAGGAAGtcttcccctagcaaccagagagaaTTTTGAATACAGTATCCGTTTGCGGAAAATCCGATCATCCAAAATGTTTATTGGCCGCTATATTTAAGCAGATGTTATCCATGATCTGTGAGAGGTACATTTAACCCTTTGGGGGGGTAAAAGGGGATATATTCTTTTAGGGGTGGGGGTGTAAGTGAATGGGTGATGGGAGATAAGGCTTGATGAGTCGAGTTTCTCATAAATGCGGATGTGGCCTTTGCctgtcactctttctctctctgattCATGTTTAAGTGTGAGGATGTAGAGATGTCAGGAAACCAGGCGTGGGTGTGTGATTTGGGGTTGTGTATTGGGCCCCTAGATGTACAGACTCAGGGGAAACTGCTTCTCGGTATTAGTATTTCTCAGCTTTGCTTTCTGCTTCTCTGATTGGCCATGTCTTTCCTTTAATATTAGTGTACCCCTCTACACTCCTGGCCCCTCTCTGCAACCACAGACTCTGCTTCTTCTGTCGTTGTGCCCCTGAAGATTTGGAAACGGTGGGCAATTTGGAGAGTTTGTTCCTCCACCCAAAGGCTATAAAACACAACTGCTACTTATTGTTACCTCAATCCAGAATCTTGCATTTTGTGCTTCTTtagtagctttaaaggggttgttcatctttaaattaactgtctatgatgtagagagtgataccctgagacaacttgcaattggttttcattttttattatttgtggtttttgacttatttagctttttattcagcagctctctcacatttcagccatctggttgctagggtccaaattaccctagcaaccatgcattgatttgaatgagattggaatatgaataggagaggcctgaatagaaagataacacTCCGAGAGCTGCAGCGTGACAAATATCAATAATTCAATTAACCACAAAGATTGGAAAATGTTGCAGTTGGCTAAGAATGCTGCTTTCTACACCAAGGGGACTACCACTTTCTTTTGTAGCCTTAGAACAGACAGGTATGTCCGATGGCTCTTCTCttctcactaacttaattttctgaaCAGAGCAACAGTCACAAGGCTTTCCTCAGCTGTAGCTGTGGGAccaaaaatgaacagcaggtggtgctgtttcaaattcattatattaacaGTGTAAAACCAAATCTAGACTAGAAAAAAGAACTCATTGCAAAAgtgcaaaagaggaagaggcctcTTATGAGCAATTTTACACGAATTTGTTTGATAGGTGGGTGACAAGTCATATGGTTAATAGAGGTCAAAGGATAAGTCAACTCTAGGACCATGGGGGGTTATAATCACCCCTCTGACCCCAGTCTCTAATCCCCCGCTCtttacataaataaacaaatctgtcctgtaaaatctaaaatctagaaatgctgtattttgtgtactaaacataaacatgaacttactgcaccacaagcctaatcaaacaaatgatttatgctttcaaagttggccacagggggtcaccatcttgtaacatctttggaagaccaagactgtgcacatgctaagtgtgatctgggctgcttagggatcgtcataaattatcaaaacggcacaagtcaaataatatctgccagaagcctatacagcaagactgattaataatcagaatatacagactgcactgggtcctgtgttgtcatgtaatctaatgtggattttatagtttttgtattgtttaataaaaactttctccaactctgcaaaataatcctccaaatagaatcccagtttacctgtttaaatctggctccatgatctttgtccctgcagctggagttggaaacagtaaaggggatgtaaaggcaaaaataaaatccaatacaaatctctcgccgactgctctacagggaaacaaacaaagctgcttgagttctgcatggctgggaagtaatgctggggcttcccctgctgttcataagtatgattgtttccctcaTAGGGACCATCcgaaaaggtttctttttcattaaagaatgtaaaaataggattttacttttttgcctttacatgccctttaagccttgCAACCAGCATGGCAGCTTCTTTTATTGTTGTTTTCTGATCCAAAGGCTTCAGATCACTGCTTATAACTGTTCTTATTCCCTTTGGGAAATCTTAATAATTGAGTGGGGTTTGTGCTTTTCTTTCAGCCTGCTATGGAATTGTACAGGTGCCCTCTGGTCCCTGGTTCTGCCGTAAATGTGAGTCCCAGGAGAGAGCCGCCCGGGTGGTGAGTGTTTCTTTTTCATGTCTTTTCACGTCTgcaattgactatatatatatgtatatatatatatatatatatatattatacatgaatATGTGACTTATATAATGATGTGATCTTGGTTTTTTCCCTCGCTTCTAGAGATGCGACTTGTGTCCACATAAAGAGGGGGCGCTGAAGAGAACAGACAACGGAGGTAAGAAGATCAGCACTGGAGATGGTGACTGGTcagttaaagggggtggttcaccttaaagggatactgtcatgggaaaaacattttttttcaaaatgaatcagttaatagtgctgctccaattctgcactgaaatccatttttcaaaagagcaaaccgatttttttatattcaattttgaaatctgacatggggctagacatattgtcaatttcccagctgccccaagtcatgtgacttgtgctctgataaacttcaatcactctttactgctgtactgcaagttggagtgatatcacccccctcccccccaatagccaaacaaaagaacaatgggaaggtaaccagataacagctgcctggtagatctaagaacaacactccatagtaaaaacccatgtcccactgagaaggaaaaacagcagcctgccagaaagcatttctctcctaaagtgcaggcacaagtcacatgacttggggcagctgggaaactgacaaaatgtctagccccatgtcagatttcaaaattgaatataaaaaaatctgtttgctcttttgagaaatggatttcagtgcagaattctgctggagtagcactattaactgatgcgttttggaaaaaacatgttttccgatgacaggatccctttaaagttaacttttaggggcatatttatcaaaaaatgaagttagagatcaccacagtcccctATAGTGAaactccgccactctccattcatttctatgagcaACTAGATaactgaaactgtaaactggataaaaaagctaaataaatcaaaaaaacacaaataatataaaatcaaaaccgattgaaaattgtctctctacgtcatactaaccgttaatttaaaggtgaacgacttAAATTAGTTCTTTGGGCATATCCAATAACTTTTGTTTCCACTTTTCTGTCACCAGGTTGGGCACATGTTGTGTGTGCCCTCTATATCCCAGAGGTCCAGTTTGCCAATGTCCTGACCATGGAACCCATTGTGCTGCAATATGTGCCACATGATCGCTATAATAAGGTACAGTAGCACTTTAAAAtatccccatacctcccaacattgtaTTAACCGTATCACTTGATCCAGCGTCTGTCTGTCTTGTGCCTCTTAGACCTGCTACATCTGTGAGGATCAGGGAAGAGAGAGCAGAGCAGCGTCTGGTGCCTGTATGACCTGCAACAAACATGGCTGTCGGCAAGCTTTCCATGTGACATGGTGAGATTAAGGATTTTTACTGTTAAGGGTGACCACAGAGAGTGGCAGAGAGTCAGTATGATATAAACAAACTAGTGGGGTATAAGGAGGATTATTCCACTGCTCCATAGGATATTAAGTAGTAAGGTGAGGAGGAGGAGCATGCTGTAGGAAGGAAGAACAGTAATTTTTGTtcacggatctgcacacacacaattatctGCAGTTGGGGAAATTTTTGTGCAGTATATACAACACATTAACCTGTAGATAGGTGGAGCCTCATGCTGTAGGAAGGAGGAGCCTCATGCTTTAGGAAGGAGGAGCCTCATGCTGTAGGTGCTTTTGGGCATATTAAAGGGGGCAATTTGCCTTTTGCATGTGAGACTATGAAAGGGGAAGTGTTTCACTGTaacaggtatcccccctgctgtCCATGTCAGTGCTCAGATGGCCGGGCTGCTGTGCGAAGAAGAAGCTCAAGAGGTGGATAATGTCAAATATATCGGATACTGCAAATACCATTTCAACAAGATAGTGCGAGAGCCGCAGGTATGTGCTCCATCCACTTTGCCACAGTCTCTAGTCTCTAGTTCTGCTTACTATTTTCGCTTGACAGCTTTGCTTGTAGAACCAGGGGCCTCATGTGAGGTTCTGTACCTTATAACAACATCCTATAATAATACAGATCTTTTCACCTTTACAAGCTGCCTAAGGGTTGCTCGTTTGTCACTGCCTGCTGTTACAGATGGTTTCCCTGGGGTTTATGGATTTGCAAAGGTCTGTTAATCTgtgttttcaatttctttttgtcCTTTTAAATTAGAAGGTCTCCCGCCTTCCTTGTCCATTtgtcccaggccggtgcagtcgCTCGGGGTCCCCTTCCCTGGATAAATCCCTCCTGTTTCGAGAGCGATTGAAAAAGGTGCGTGTTAAAAAACGATTGTAGCCAAGCAAGAGCCGTACAATCGCCTGTGCCCAGGATGCACCTCGTTAGCATTGCAATTAAGAGCGCCACATTTCAGTGTTGATAACAATAAAGGGTTTTGCTTATCTCAGTGTTAGAGGCGCCTGTTATAGGTCTTGGgatgaataaataaaagtttaTCATCGgaatgatttgttttgttttgttgttgaaTGACATTGTTATCTCTTTCTTACAGAGTCATAAAGATAAGGAGAGAGTAAAGCACCGCAAGCATCGTGATTCCCCTGGCCACATAACTGTGCCCTCTCTGCTGCCAGTACCTGCTGAGAAGGTGCCAGAGTTCATTCAGTTGTTTGCTAGTATTACTTAACTCCTTGACTAATTCTTCTTTTGAATACACACAGCTAGTCCTGTTCTCTGTGCAGCACTTCTTCCTTGGGtactaaacaacttttcattggTTGCTCCAGCAAACGCCATTTCTTGCTTGGCTGTTTTATCACATGCACTTCTTTCTTGGATGATTCCAGAGCACAGCGTATTTCCCTTGGGTGCTCCTACTTGCACCATTTCTTCCTCAGCAATAAGACACCACTCCATCCTGGCCTGTTCAGCACACAACTCTTAATTCTGGGCTGCTCCACCACACAACACTTCATCCTGGGCAACTCAAGCACACACCACTTCATCCCGGGCTGCTCCAGCTCTCACTGCTCCTTCCATCATTGCTTCAGCTGTCACACCCTGCTTCTTTATCAGCTACAGCTCACAGCTGTTTGTCTTCATGATCTTTTCCCAATTTATCCCCATGCAGCATGAGACAAGTGCAGACAGTCCTGAGGTCGTGAGATCAgatgcaaaagcaaaaaaaacctcGAGTCACAGAGGTCGCAAAACCGGTGACAAAGGGTCAACTGGATCTGGAGGGTCCCTTCCTTCAGGTAACTCTGCagactggttttttttttctccagtaaaAATGTAACCACTCATGCCTTCCTTCCTTATTATAAAGGTGGGCAAGTTTATTGAGTTAACTGGTGACAAAAGCTCTACTGTTGCATGCCTTTGCTCTTAACTGTTGCTGTGTCCACTGTTTACTACCTGATCTCAACCCACAGGTAGTGCCTCCTCTCCTCCAGACCTGATCACCTTTCCTAAGCTGGAGGAACAGGATGAGGAAGAAGACgaggaggaagaagatgatgACGATGAAGAAATAGAAGGTCCTTCCAAGCCAACACCTACATCACCACCAGAACTGACTTTCTCCAGCTTTGGATCCATAATGCGCTTTTCCACTGACCCCAGCCCAAACTCTCGCACGTGGGATCCAACTCCTGGGGAACATCGACCTCAGAAGTGGGGCAGCAGAGAAGCAGCAGAAGGATCGCGAGAGAAAAAACACAAGGGAAACAAGAAGAGCAGACACGGTCCCGGTCGGCCTCGAGGGAGCAAAAATAATCCTTCTCAGAGCACTGCACCCCCCACATTAACTGCACCACCTCGGCTCTATACCCACCACTCTTCTCTGCACAGTGTCAGCCTCGAGTCCCCTCTGCTCTCCTCCGGTAAAGGGCAGCTCTGTGTATGTGTGCCTGCACACACTCTGTGTGGGTATATGTGCATATTCATGAATGCTGAGGGGCTGTGACTGCAAATCGATTTGTCCCTGCTATGTCTGTATTCAAACTGTCCTATAATGTCTAAGTGTGTGTGTACACTCataatattacatacatacatgcatccAGGCAGGAATCTTGTACTATGTGTATTGGGCATGGATAAGATCTACATAGAATAACCCAGCATGGCACAGGCTTACTAGGGTAGCAGGGAATTCCCAGGGAGCCTCGTGCTACCATCAGAAGGCAGAGCTTTATAAACATAAATTGTACAGACTCAGATTGTATAATTATATGAATTACATTCATTTAATTCTTCCATTAACCCCATCCTGTACTCTTCTTAGGTATTTACACCAGTAATAAGGACCCCATTTCCATACGAGCAGCCTGCAGCACCCCTATGCCTTCAAGCCTTCTGTCTCACCAGACTTCCCTCCCTCCATATAGCAGGGGCTGCTCAATTACTCCATCTTCCTCTGCCTCAACTACGCAGGTCAGTATTTGGAAGATGGGGACCTGTTTGCTGCAGTGTAATTATGGGCCTGGCCAACCAATGGGCTTTGTTCATGCAGCTCTCCATTGCACGGCCAGACCCCTGGGGGTTTTTCTGTGGCCTGCAGAGAGCAGTAACATCAGCAGGGAGATTGGAGGGTATAGTGCCCCTTAAAATGTTTTGCCTATTAAGCAGCCTCTTCCTTTCCTGAACAGGTATTTTCTCTGGCTGGTTCCACATTCAGTATTCCCTCCTCTCACATATTTGGAAGTCCTCTTTCCATGCCTCCTCTTCTCAGTCAGGCCGAGAGCCGCACAGGTAATCCCAGGCATTGGTATAGAAATAATAACCGACAGCAGCCATCACTCCGTTTCTTGCACTTTTTGTAACTTATGGTCAATTTTCTCTCACTTTCAGAACCGGTACTGGAAGACTGCAGCTTTGTCTGTAGGGGGAGTTCCCCACGAGAAAGCCTGTCCTCTATGTAAGTTGTAGGAGTTAAATTAGAGATACTGGATCAGTGTATTCACACTGTGCAAAggcatggttttcatttttatacataaGGGAGATAGATAGGTTTACGGGTGCTGCCAAATTAAGGTAAAATCCATGCTGACAAATATACTAGATACGAGAGAGGGAATTTTGTTAGGCAGCACCAACATGATCAAATAAAGCAAAACCCATTATTGGTACAGTATTTTACCTCCTCCTTTATGCTACAGTACCCTCCATAGATGCATAGTACCACTTCCTTGTCTTTTCTGCAGGTCACCCATCAGCAGCCTGCCACCTCTCTTTGATTCCAGTGTCCCCTGCAGTCAGCACGAGAGTGTTCCGCATGCTACAGCCAACCTTGAGCAGCTCCTGGAGAAGCACGGCGAGTCGGGGGTTAACAGTAAGATCTAAATAAAACCTATAAGGGATAGTCACCATAGTTAGTGTGTAGCCTGACTGTGTATGGCTGCAGTATGGTATCTCCTGTTGTCGGTGCTTCAGAGCTGTTGAGTGTCATTGTGTAGAAATGCTGCTTGAGTGTGTCATTGTATCACAGTTGTAGACATGCTCCAGGCCCTGCACGCTCTGCAGAAGGAGAACCGCTCTCTTCAGGATCAGATAATGACACTCACAGCTCGCAAGGAGAAGCTCCAGCTGCTCAACGTTCAGCTCTCTTGCCCATTCCCCCCAACCTTGCCACACGCCAGCACACACCTAGGTAAGCTTGTCTGcaacccccccccttttccctgTATCCCCACATTTTTGTCTCTACACAAGTGGTGGTAGCCCCCATGCTATAGTTGTATTTCCCTCTGTACTGTAACCCCTTCTTCCCATGGTGTACCTGTACTTTGTAATATATTCTTTACCTTTCCACAGCAGGCCCATGCTATAATTGTAGTCTCTATTGATCCCTTTCCTTCTCAGTGAGGGTTCTGTCACGGCCCCCCATGAACACATACACGCATGCACCTTTTCTATCTATACACCTGTGCTCTGTagtccttttttttataatactctTTTAACCCTTATGTCTCAGTGAGCTCCCAAGAGTCTCTCTGCAGTAAGAGTCCAACGTCCAAGGGAAGCTTCCGTGCTGAGAACTCATCCTCTGAGGTGAGAAGGAGAACAGTCAATGCTTTGCCTGATATACATTATTTGTGCCGTTTTTTATCTCCATGTGAATTGGAGCTTTCATAACATTGTTTCTTGACACTCTTTTAAATCTCTTACTTGCACATTTAAAACTATTCCATAACTCTTAAGCTGCCTATACATGAAGAGATACATCGCCAAACGTGTGGATCTTTCAACAACGACAGGGCTGTAGcagggtaatctgaacattcggccctagggccgagcGATCGGATTACTGCGAGGAACAATGAGCTCCAACGTTTTGGTTggcagaaaaattaaacctttcctatagatatcgtggccagatctcgatctggaagacccgtcggaaggcCCTATACACGGacagataaattgccgaattggtctaaagcaccaatattggcagctttatctgttttatctgcatgtgtatggccaccattacacaCAGGCTACAGATTCATGGTAAACTCTTTTGTTAGTCTAATTAATCAAATCTTTTCCTTATTTTCCTCATCAATTCCTTATTTCTTTACCACTTTAGGATCCACATTCAGGTTGCCCCAGCAGAAGCAGCTCCTGTTTGTCATTGCACAGCACTCCTCCTCCAGGTCCTGTGACCCAGACAGGCACCCAGCTTTCATCTCTAGGGGCAGAGCAGCTCATGAACGGGCTGCTACGAGCTTCTGCCAGTGGGGGCCCTTCCCCACTAACGGCCTTTCCACTCTTAGGGGCATTGCCAGGCAGTCCAGGAACTCTCTCAGTGAATGGCATTCTGGGAGCTGTAAATGGAGGCCTACAAGGGACCTCAGGGcaatcccagaatcctttactCAGCGGCACTGCCAGTGCACAGATACCAGCCAGGTAAACATTGCAGAATAAGAGTACCTAAGCATGTAGATTCACCCCACCCATCTTTCCATGTTTGCACCCCACTGAATCACCTCACACACCCCACTACACTTGTCTGCACTCATTTGTCTCTTTTTATTTGTCTCCTTCAGTTTTGCCAACCCGAACACCCTCTCAGAACAACAAAGACAACTTGTCCAGCAGTTACAGCAGATCACGTCCTCGCATCTATCTGCGGTACAgatgaacttaaagggattctgtcatgatgtttatgacactttaaatgacactttttacactgcaaacaattcactgtacaatttaaaatttcattcctgaagcagcaagtgtattttagttgtaatattggtgtgtagatgaatctcaggtcgttttgcctggtcatgtgatttcagaaagagccagcactttaggatggaactgctttctgacaggctgttgtttctcctactcaatgtaactgaatgtgtctcagtgggacctggattttactattgagtgctgttctttgatctaccaggcagctgttatcttgtgttagggagctgttatctggttaccttcccattgttctgttgttaggctgctgggggaggggagtgataggactccaacttgcagtacagcacaagtcccatgactgggggcagctgggaaattgacaatatgtctagccccatgtcagattttaaaattaaatctaaaaaaatctgtttgcttttttgagaaatggatttcagtgcagaattctgctggagcagcactattcacttatgtgttttggaaaaaaaattattttttccccatgacagtatccctttaatatatttcattgtttttccaTTAAGGCAGTTATGTCCACTTTCCCCATAAGAACCAATAGCATGT
The Xenopus laevis strain J_2021 chromosome 9_10S, Xenopus_laevis_v10.1, whole genome shotgun sequence DNA segment above includes these coding regions:
- the mllt6.S gene encoding protein AF-17 isoform X1; its protein translation is MKEMVGGCCVCSDERGWAENPLVYCDGHGCNVAVHQACYGIVQVPSGPWFCRKCESQERAARVRCDLCPHKEGALKRTDNGGWAHVVCALYIPEVQFANVLTMEPIVLQYVPHDRYNKTCYICEDQGRESRAASGACMTCNKHGCRQAFHVTCAQMAGLLCEEEAQEVDNVKYIGYCKYHFNKIVREPQKVSRLPCPFVPGRCSRSGSPSLDKSLLFRERLKKSHKDKERVKHRKHRDSPGHITVPSLLPVPAEKHETSADSPEVVRSDAKAKKTSSHRGRKTGDKGSTGSGGSLPSGSASSPPDLITFPKLEEQDEEEDEEEEDDDDEEIEGPSKPTPTSPPELTFSSFGSIMRFSTDPSPNSRTWDPTPGEHRPQKWGSREAAEGSREKKHKGNKKSRHGPGRPRGSKNNPSQSTAPPTLTAPPRLYTHHSSLHSVSLESPLLSSGIYTSNKDPISIRAACSTPMPSSLLSHQTSLPPYSRGCSITPSSSASTTQVFSLAGSTFSIPSSHIFGSPLSMPPLLSQAESRTEPVLEDCSFVCRGSSPRESLSSMSPISSLPPLFDSSVPCSQHESVPHATANLEQLLEKHGESGVNIVDMLQALHALQKENRSLQDQIMTLTARKEKLQLLNVQLSCPFPPTLPHASTHLVSSQESLCSKSPTSKGSFRAENSSSEDPHSGCPSRSSSCLSLHSTPPPGPVTQTGTQLSSLGAEQLMNGLLRASASGGPSPLTAFPLLGALPGSPGTLSVNGILGAVNGGLQGTSGQSQNPLLSGTASAQIPASFANPNTLSEQQRQLVQQLQQITSSHLSAEQQSIVFQLVQHIQQRRDLQRLMTSPPAPPLLPVTSTCTAMSSSPAPPLLTAQAPPFLGSPVEGGVSKTARAAEKTPTNHDKS
- the mllt6.S gene encoding protein AF-17 isoform X2, whose protein sequence is MAGLLCEEEAQEVDNVKYIGYCKYHFNKIVREPQKVSRLPCPFVPGRCSRSGSPSLDKSLLFRERLKKSHKDKERVKHRKHRDSPGHITVPSLLPVPAEKHETSADSPEVVRSDAKAKKTSSHRGRKTGDKGSTGSGGSLPSGSASSPPDLITFPKLEEQDEEEDEEEEDDDDEEIEGPSKPTPTSPPELTFSSFGSIMRFSTDPSPNSRTWDPTPGEHRPQKWGSREAAEGSREKKHKGNKKSRHGPGRPRGSKNNPSQSTAPPTLTAPPRLYTHHSSLHSVSLESPLLSSGIYTSNKDPISIRAACSTPMPSSLLSHQTSLPPYSRGCSITPSSSASTTQVFSLAGSTFSIPSSHIFGSPLSMPPLLSQAESRTEPVLEDCSFVCRGSSPRESLSSMSPISSLPPLFDSSVPCSQHESVPHATANLEQLLEKHGESGVNIVDMLQALHALQKENRSLQDQIMTLTARKEKLQLLNVQLSCPFPPTLPHASTHLVSSQESLCSKSPTSKGSFRAENSSSEDPHSGCPSRSSSCLSLHSTPPPGPVTQTGTQLSSLGAEQLMNGLLRASASGGPSPLTAFPLLGALPGSPGTLSVNGILGAVNGGLQGTSGQSQNPLLSGTASAQIPASFANPNTLSEQQRQLVQQLQQITSSHLSAEQQSIVFQLVQHIQQRRDLQRLMTSPPAPPLLPVTSTCTAMSSSPAPPLLTAQAPPFLGSPVEGGVSKTARAAEKTPTNHDKS